Below is a window of Pochonia chlamydosporia 170 chromosome 7, whole genome shotgun sequence DNA.
CCGGATGAATTCACTAAATATCTCAAGCGAGTTTTGGAGTTTTGTTTTAACGCCCTCTAATAAAAACGGCAAAGCTGGCATTGCGCGTCACGTGCTCTGGTGACTGAGTGGTGGCGTTGTCAAACTTCTGACGCGTTCTGAAGCGTGTTTCCTTTCATCGGATCTGGTGACAACTTTTGCTCCGCGAAGTAGAAATGCCGACATATATTCTCTATGGCGACCGCTTGGTTTGACAAAGGTCGCCCAGCGCTCTTCGCGGCTTTATCAAACGTGTGCGAACAAATTGGACAGGATCTGTTGGCAGGTATAGCTCCAGGACCCTGTTCCTGCCCCTTGAGCTGGCTACAGACTAATCGCAAGCAGAGATACAGAATCACAATTCGGCAGACGGCCAGACCGCAAGTAGCGGAGAAATTCAAGATGGATCTACCGAAAAACCTGGCTTCGTTATCAAGTTAGAAGCCGAAAATGCTGAGCTGCGACGACAGCTTGCTATTATCCGGTTTTCAAACCGCGCATCGCATGCAACGAGTCCTTCCGCTTCAAAATCGGACAGCCACGTTGAGCCAACATCACCTCGCCTTGCCCTCAATGGATCAGTCAGCCATATCGCAGCGCCTCCGAAGCCTGCAGGCATAAATCGTACATGCCAAGGGGATTGCGCCAAGGTCTTAAGGAGATATCATGCTCTGTCTGCTAATTTCAAAACGGCCAAAGATGCTTTGCACCGCAGAAAGGAGGAACGGAACAAATGGATTCGGCATGCGGAGTATCTGAGACGGAAGATCCACGCCGCCGAGGATCAGTATAATATACATATTCTCGATCATAAAGCTCAGCACATGGAACCGCCCACCGCAACGGCAATGGAGGCTGATGAAATACTTCTCAACCCTTCTCTCAGTTTCATGTCCGACGAAGGGCCTGCGGAGACGGAACCTCAGCTTCCAGAATTGGCGGTAGAAGGCAACCAAACGAGCGCACACATGGCGGAACCACACGCAAATTCCGAGACGACCCAGGGAGAGGCATCAGACGATGTCTCACTGCCACCTCCAGAACTCCCAACGTATCCAGGTGGCGAGGTGGCTGTGATTAAGCAAGAGCCATCCTCTGATGTCCCGGAAATTATTTCCGAGCGGGAGGTTCGGAAGCGCAAACGTACTCACGAAGAGTCTGCAGTAGTGACGAAGCCTAAGATCAAAGCCGAACTGGTCGGCAGTTCTAGCCCCATAATGTCCATCCCGTCAATGCAGCCTACAAAATTCCACACACAAGAAAGTATCGACTTGGGAGATATTGTTCAGAAAATCCAAACACCCAGAAAGCGGCAGCTCCTAGAGCAAGACGCGCCACAGTCAGAGGTGATTCAGAGGTCCAAATTTACCAGTCTTACACCAATACATGTCACAGCACAAGCGATGCCGCAGTCTGCGATTATTCCTCGTCAGTCTTCTGCTCTGATGCCTTTGAGCGTGAACGTCAGAACTACTCGACCGAAATCACTTAAAACGCAGCAAAAAAGCCGTTGGCACCAGCTGAATGAGAGCATAGGAAGCCTAGCTGAAGATGGCACTGCTTATATGACTGGTGTGCCCCCGGGGGCAGTTACGACCCCACGCGTCGATTCTTCTAAGAGTAGATTAGACGCTCTGCTCAACGAACCGGTTGCTGCAATGGAGGACGAGGACATCCTATCTAAGCTACCGAAACGGTCCGATCCGAGGACGCCTTCGTACCAGACCGACCTTGGCATTCCAGGGCGACGGCAGCTTCCGTTTGACAAAGACGGACGTCGATCTAACAAATCGACGCCGGTACAGCCTTTGGCCACAAAACCCGTCCTGGAGCCAAAGTCGCGAATGGGCAATGTGACTTCGCCACGCCGCATCACCACACGGTCAGAATTAGGACCCCTGCGACTTAGGCCACTCTCGGAGCTTCGCTTGGAGGACTTCAAGGTCAACCCCCAGGCCAACGAAGGCCACGATTTTGCTTTCTCCGAGGTAGTGAGGGACAAAGGAGACAGGGCATGTTTGCCGGGCTGTGTGGACA
It encodes the following:
- a CDS encoding DNA repair protein Sae2/CtIP (similar to Metarhizium robertsii ARSEF 23 XP_007819306.1) translates to MATAWFDKGRPALFAALSNVCEQIGQDLLAEIQNHNSADGQTASSGEIQDGSTEKPGFVIKLEAENAELRRQLAIIRFSNRASHATSPSASKSDSHVEPTSPRLALNGSVSHIAAPPKPAGINRTCQGDCAKVLRRYHALSANFKTAKDALHRRKEERNKWIRHAEYLRRKIHAAEDQYNIHILDHKAQHMEPPTATAMEADEILLNPSLSFMSDEGPAETEPQLPELAVEGNQTSAHMAEPHANSETTQGEASDDVSLPPPELPTYPGGEVAVIKQEPSSDVPEIISEREVRKRKRTHEESAVVTKPKIKAELVGSSSPIMSIPSMQPTKFHTQESIDLGDIVQKIQTPRKRQLLEQDAPQSEVIQRSKFTSLTPIHVTAQAMPQSAIIPRQSSALMPLSVNVRTTRPKSLKTQQKSRWHQLNESIGSLAEDGTAYMTGVPPGAVTTPRVDSSKSRLDALLNEPVAAMEDEDILSKLPKRSDPRTPSYQTDLGIPGRRQLPFDKDGRRSNKSTPVQPLATKPVLEPKSRMGNVTSPRRITTRSELGPLRLRPLSELRLEDFKVNPQANEGHDFAFSEVVRDKGDRACLPGCVDMHCCGKEFRALAISQRPNPPLTAAQRLEEQKLLEDYLGDYSYRLASMDKDERLEVWIEAKTQELANKYGKHRHRFSRMQSPPGFWDADFPDTQKLEADREEAAKRTRRAVAERYREAKRPGGRWIFKDE